From Triticum urartu cultivar G1812 chromosome 2, Tu2.1, whole genome shotgun sequence, a single genomic window includes:
- the LOC125541537 gene encoding tryptophan decarboxylase 1-like has translation MGSLGTNPMSFSAIPDDKAAFEPLNPEDVREYLHKAVDFISDYYTNIESMPVLPNMKPGYLQDELSASPPTYSAPFDVIMKELRTSVVPGMTHWASPNFFAFFPSTNSAAAIAGDLIASAMNTVGFTWQASPAATEMEVLALDWLAQLLRLPTTFMNRTSTGRGTGGGVILGTTSEAMLVTLVAARDAALRRSGSVGVSGIPRLAVYAADQTHSTFFKACRLAGFDPANIRSIPTGPETNYGLDPAKLLEVMQADADAGLVPTYVCATMGTTSSNAVDPVGDVADVAAMFNAWVHVDAAYAGSACICPEFRHHLDGVERVDSISMSPHKWLLTCLDCTCLYVRDAHRLSDSLETNPEYLKNDATESGEVTDLKDMQVGVGRRFRGLKLWMVMRTYGTAKLQEHIRSDVAMAKMFEDFVRADDRFEVVVPRNFALVCFRIKASGAMTEKDADETNRVLMENLNKTGKAYLAHTVVGDKFVLRFAVGSSLQEERHVRSAWDLIKKTTSSIMD, from the coding sequence ATGGGCAGCTTGGGCACCAACCCCATGTCCTTCTCCGCCATCCCCGACGACAAGGCGGCGTTCGAGCCGCTCAACCCTGAAGATGTCCGTGAATACCTCCACAAGGCCGTCGACTTCATCTCCGACTACTACACCAACATCGAGTCCATGCCCGTACTCCCTAACATGAAGCCGGGGTACCTGCAAGACGAGCTCAGCGCGTCCCCGCCAACTTACTCTGCGCCATTCGACGTCATCATGAAGGAGCTCAGGACCTCCGTCGTCCCCGGCATGACGCACTGGGCTAGCCCCAATTTCTTCGCCTTCTTCCCCTCCACCAACAGCGCCGCTGCGATCGCCGGCGACCTTATTGCTTCGGCCATGAACACCGTCGGATTCACATGGCAGGCTTCGCCTGCAGCGACTGAGATGGAGGTCCTCGCTCTCGACTGGCTTGCACAGCTCCTGCGCCTACCCACCACCTTCATGAACCGCACCAGCACTGGTCGTGGCACCGGCGGTGGGGTTATCCTTGGCACAACAAGCGAGGCCATGCTCGTCACGCTAGTCGCCGCCCGAGATGCAGCGCTGCGTCGAAGCGGCTCTGTCGGCGTGTCTGGCATTCCACGCTTGGCTGTGTATGCCGCCGACCAAACCCACTCCACGTTCTTCAAGGCTTGTCGCCTCGCGGGATTTGACCCCGCCAACATCCGCTCCATCCCTACCGGGCCAGAAACCAATTATGGGCTCGACCCGGCAAAGCTTCTCGAGGTCATGCAAGCTGATGCCGACGCTGGTCTTGTGCCAACATATGTCTGCGCGACCATGGGCACCACGTCTTCCAATGCCGTTGACCCGGTGGGTGACGTCGCCGATGTTGCCGCCATGTTCAATGCATGGGTCCACGTCGATGCTGCCTACGCTGGCAGTGCATGTATCTGCCCTGAGTTTCGCCATCATCTCGACGGCGTCGAGCGCGTGGACTCCATTAGCATGAGCCCACACAAATGGCTTCTCACATGTCTTGATTGCACATGTCTCTATGTCCGTGATGCTCACCGACTGAGTGACTCATTGGAGACCAACCCGGAGTATCTCAAGAATGATGCTACCGAGTCCGGCGAGGTCACCGATCTTAAAGACATGCAGGTCGGCGTTGGCCGGCGCTTCCGCGGGCTCAAGCTTTGGATGGTCATGCGTACCTATGGTACCGCAAAGCTCCAAGAGCACATCCGTAGTGATGTTGCCATGGCCAAGATGTTTGAAGATTTCGTCCGTGCCGATGACAGGTTTGAGGTGGTCGTACCGAGGAACTTTGCTCTTGTTTGCTTTCGGATCAAGGCAAGTGGAGCCATGACGGAGAAGGATGCTGACGAGACCAACCGCGTGCTAATGGAAAATCTGAACAAAACTGGCAAGGCTTATCTTGCACACACGGTGGTCGGTGACAAGTTCGTGTTACGGTTCGCCGTTGGGTCGTCGCTGCAGGAGGAGAGGCATGTGAGAAGTGCTTGGGACCTCATCAAAAAGACTACGAGCAGTATCATGGATTAA